In Tubulanus polymorphus chromosome 2, tnTubPoly1.2, whole genome shotgun sequence, a single window of DNA contains:
- the LOC141900289 gene encoding dynein light chain Tctex-type protein 2B-like, translating to MQRPSVSGPVGPGQPTFRKKSILTDKDGNQGPPTIIGLIAGKRFAKKMSQRYRKTPSMSTSGTARSWNSTNIRLEPTYQLEPKTRFQPGKVNEIVRAVVNSRMMGFKYSSRMAAMMSKVLTEEIKDKVKGLAFERYKIICLVSIGENKGQGVAVSSRCVWDESSDRFTNYTYETKDAYCNVIVYGVYHE from the coding sequence ATGCAAAGGCCTTCCGTATCAGGTCCGGTAGGTCCGGGTCAACCGACATTTAGGAAGAAAAGCATTTTGACGGACAAAGATGGCAACCAGGGGCCACCGACAATAATAGGACTTATCGCTGGCAAGCGTTTCGCGAAGAAAATGTCGCAGCGATATCGCAAAACACCTTCGATGAGCACGAGCGGGACCGCTCGTTCGTGGAATAGCACTAACATCAGACTGGAGCCGACCTATCAGCTAGAACCGAAAACTAGATTCCAGCCCGGTAAAGTTAACGAAATCGTTCGAGCGGTCGTCAACTCGAGAATGATGGGTTTTAAATACTCGTCGCGAATGGCGGCTATGATGTCGAAAGTGCTAACGGAAGAAATCAAAGATAAAGTAAAGGGACTCGCGTTTGAGCGATATAAGATTATCTGTCTAGTGAGTATCGGTGAAAATAAAGGACAGGGCGTAGCGGTCAGTAGTCGCTGTGTTTGGGACGAGAGTTCAGACAGATTCACGAATTACACGTACGAAACGAAAGACGCATATTGCAACGTCATCGTTTACGGAGTCTACCATGAATAG
- the LOC141898306 gene encoding histamine H2 receptor-like, giving the protein MSSSANITSCVIGRANSQKYIHESSTISASVVVQCVVIFFLILCALCGNSLIFASIYRTKRLQTVTNIYTANLAVTDISVGIFSLPLLVVSVVYDEWILPVELCLVSACVGEILLLVSISTLAGISFDRYLCICHPLTYPNHATPTRAGAFIAVVWLIGLFFGCSPFLGWGRYCFRPLTIPMCSPMWNEDISYAAVVIVVNLTVPSMVMLFSYVRIVGVARKQARQIAQIHGAFVVRRTGRIPGQPTSTSTDVSKSNCCFNCCVNRIGGPRWNSKQSRVVSMAPRSNMKTIKTVFIVVGTFFICWGPYVGLYFYHVNNDEQKVGYVIEMLVTLLAFSNSSVNPYIFALLNKDFRRAWKCLVFDILRKSHRDDTRGGV; this is encoded by the exons ATGTCAAGCTCGGCGAATATCACTTCATGTGTAATCGGACGAGCAAATTCACAAAAATACATTCACGAATCTAGCACCATCTCGGCATCGGTCGTAGTTCAATGCGTCgtcatatttttcttaattctCTGTGCTTTATGCGGAAATTCGTTGATTTTTGCGTCTATTTACCGCACGAAACGACTTCAAACGGTCACCAACATCTACACGGCGAATCTAGCTGTAACAGATATATCGGTGGGTATATTCAGCTTGCCGCTGCTCGTGGTTTCCGTCGTGTACGACGAGTGGATTTTACCCGTTGAATTGTGCCTGGTCAGCGCGTGTGTGGGCGAGATTCTTTTGCTCGTTTCGATTTCGACGCTGGCTGGAATATCGTTCGATCGTTATTTATGCATCTGTCACCCGCTTACCTACCCGAACCACGCGACCCCGACCAGAGCGGGCGCATTCATCGCCGTTGTTTGGCTTATCGGGTTATTTTTTGGATGCTCCCCGTTTTTAGGGTGGGGTCGTTATTGTTTCCGACCGTTGACCATTCCGATGTGTAGTCCAATGTGGAATGAAGATATCAGTTACGCCGCGGTTGTAATCGTAGTGAATCTTACTGTGCCGTCGATGGTGATGCTTTTTTCCTATGTTCGAATCGTCGGTGTAGCTCGAAAACAAGCCCGTCAAATCGCCCAGATTCACGGCGCTTTCGTCGTGCGCCGAACCGGACGCATTCCCGGCCAGCCTACTTCTACTAGCACTGATGTGAGCAAGAGTAACTGCTGTTTCAATTGCTGTGTCAACCGAATTGGAGGACCTCGTTGGAACAGCAAACAATCTCGAGTTGTTTCCATGGCTCCCAGAAGCAATATGAAAACTATAAAGACAGTTTTTATCGTGGTTG GAACGTTTTTCATCTGCTGGGGGCCGTATGTCGGGCTGTACTTTTACCACGTGAACAACGATGAGCAGAAAGTGGGATACGTTATCGAAATGCTCGTCACTTTGCTGGCTTTCAGTAACAGTTCGGTCAACCCGTACATATTCGCCTTACTGAATAAGGATTTTCGCCGCGCTTGGAAATGCCTCGTTTTTGACATCTTGCGGAAGTCGCACCGCGATGACA CTCGAGGTGGCGTATGA